A genomic segment from Glycine max cultivar Williams 82 chromosome 1, Glycine_max_v4.0, whole genome shotgun sequence encodes:
- the LOC102660845 gene encoding pentatricopeptide repeat-containing protein At2g22410, mitochondrial-like, translating into MPTDHLCIRPSLNSLLISWYLAQFLLELLCVSDTFEPHEAISPSLAVSSLGYENFTHISALFEMEPKIFCSCTFGEPGEVERGDILMISPILSRVGVLCCLHARSLPPYVKAINWNTSHSFVQNNPLLSLLERCKSLDQLKQIQAQTVLTGLVNDGFAMSCLVAFYALLESGYVESEDLEGTGLLYKRMLRCGVLKPDNLTYPLLIKDCSCPSMNCVGFTVLGHVLRLGFEFDIFVHNASITMLLLYVELEAAYDVFNKGCVRDLVTWNAMITGCVRRGLANEAKRLYREMEAEKVKPNQITMIGIVSACSQVQDLNLGREFHDYLKEHGLELTIPLNNSLIDMHLKCGDLLAAWVLFANKAYQTLVSWATMVLGYARFCFWVLLPSFCIEFQKRVLCLGMQSLVVVSKLRMVKTHSIYSMKCRLGK; encoded by the exons ATGCCGACTGACCACCTCTGCATACGACCTTCGCTGAACTCCCTCCTTATCTCCTGGTATCTTGCTCAG TTTCTTTTGGAGCTGTTGTGTGTCTCTGACACCTTTGAACCTCACGAAGCCATATCTCCTTCCTTGGCTGTTTCGTCTCTCGGGTATGAAAACTTCACGCACATCTCCGCTCTGTTTGAAATGGAGCCAAAGATCTTCTGTAGTTGCACCTTCGGGGAACCTGGTGAAGTAGAACGTGGTGACATCCTTATGATCTCTCCAATTCTCTCGCGTGTAG GTGTCCTTTGTTGTTTACATGCTCGTTCCTTGCCTCCTTATGTGAAAGCCATCAATTGGAACACCTCCCACAGCTTTGTTCAAAACAACCCCCTCCTTTCTCTCTTGGAAAGGTGCAAGTCATTGGACCAGTTAAAGCAAATCCAGGCTCAGACGGTCTTGACTGGCTTGGTTAACGATGGCTTTGCCATGAGTTGTCTTGTTGCATTCTATGCTTTATTGGAATC GGGATACGTGGAAAGCGAGGACTTGGAAGGAACTGGTCTGTTGTACAAGAGGATGTTGCGATGTGGTGTTTTGAAGCCGGATAATCTCACTTACCCTTTGTTGATCAAGGATTGTTCTTGTCCATCTATGAATTGTGTTGGTTTTACAGTACTTGGGCATGTGTTGAGGttgggttttgaatttgatataTTTGTGCACAATGCGTCAATCACTATGCTACTTTTGTATGTAGAATTGGAGGCAGCATACGATGTGTTCAATAAAGGTTGTGTGAGAGACTTGGTAACATGGAATGCAATGATTACTGGGTGTGTTAGAAGAGGACTAGCTAATGAGGCTAAAAGACTCTACCGGGAAATGGAGGCAGAGAAAGTGAAACCAAATCAGATTACAATGATTGGGATTGTCTCTGCTTGTTCTCAAGTGCAGGATTTGAATCTTGGCAGGGAGTTTCATGATTATCTCAAAGAACATGGCCTTGAGTTGACAATCCCACTCAATAATTCACTTATAGACATGCATTTGAAGTGTGGAGACCTGTTGGCTGCATGGGTTCTATTTGCTAACAAGGCATATCAGACCCTTGTTTCATGGGCTACAATGGTTTTGGGATATGCCAGATTCTGTTTCTGGGTGTTGCTCCCGAGCTTTTGCATAGAATTCCAGAAAAGAGTGTTGTGCCTTGGAATGCAATCATTAGTTGTTGTGTCCAAGCTAAGAATGGTAAAGACACATTCAATCTATTCAATGAAATGCAGATTAGGAAAATAG
- the LOC100818677 gene encoding uncharacterized protein gives MNRSWIQARRIIDEYQEGVEDFINFAQQHAPVLGGNYFCPCVNCVNGRHHSLEVIRSHLICDGFSRSYTNWIWHGEQPKMLTAADTEPVHVQTEDRMEDMICDLGHESFLQAQTPYYEQLKIDSKLPLYLGYTTFTQLSAVLALVNLKARFGWSDKSMTELFVLLKSMLPSDNKLPKSHYEAKKILCPVGMEYQKIHACRNDCVLYRNEYAELQNCPTCGESRYKLNDGENPYDVPTNNPRPAKWKTIDHLYPEFGAKPRNLRLGLASDGMNPFGNLTTTHSSWPMLLMIYNLPPSLCMKRKYIMLAMMIAGPRQPGNDLDVYLQPLIEDLRKLWVNVVDVYDADNGQTFRLRVMIFCTVNDFPAYDECEGAPEPLAGHEVYDRVKDIVTIFGKTQRKDHADKNIWKKRSVFFDLPYWSKLHVRHCLNVMHVEKNVCDSLIGTLLNIKGKTKDSLKCRQDLVEMGIR, from the exons ATGAATCGAAGTTGGATTCAAGCACGACGCATAATTGACGAGTATCAAGAAGGGGTTGAAGATTTCATCAACTTTGCGCAACAACATGCACCAGTGTTGGGTGGAAATTATTTCTGTCCATGTGTGAACTGTGTCAATGGAAGGCATCATTCATTAGAGGTCATTAGATCACATCTAATTTGTGATGGCTTTAGCCGGAGTTATACAAATTGGATATGGCACGGTGAACAACCAAAAATGTTAACAGCCGCCGACACTGAACCGGTACATGTACAAACTGAAGATCGAATGGAAGACATGATATGTGATCTTGGGCACGAGTCTTTTTTGCAAGCTCAGACACCCTATTATgaacaattaaaaatagattCGAAGCTCCCATTGTACCTAGGGTACACAACCTTCACTCAGTTATCTGCGGTTTTAGCTTTGGTCAACTTGAAGGCcagatttgggtggagtgataAAAGTATGACTGAGTTGTTTGTCTTATTGAAGAGTATGCTTCCTAGTGATAACAAGTTACCCAAAAGTCACTACGAGGCAAAGAAGATATTATGTCCGGTGGGTATGGAGTACCAGAAAATTCACGCTTGTCGTAATGATTGTGTGTTGTACAGAAACGAGTATGCCGAATTGCAAAATTGCCCAACATGTGGGGAATCACGATACAAACTGAATGATGGGGAAAACCCTTATGATGTACCCACAAACAACCCTCGTCCAGCAAAG TGGAAGACAATTGATCACTTGTATCCTGAATTTGGAGCGAAACCAAGAAACCTTCGACTAGGTCTTGCATCGGACGGCATGAATCCTTTTGGTAACTTGACAACTACTCACAGTTCATGGCCTATGTTGTTAATGATTTACAATCTTCCTCCTTCTTTATGCATGAAGCGCAAATACATTATGTTGGCTATGATGATAGCAGGTCCTAGACAGCCAGGAAACGATCTTGATGTCTACCTGCAgccgttgattgaagacttgcgTAAGTTGTGGGTAAATGTGGTTGATGTGTATGATGCGGATAATGGTCAGACGTTTAGGTTGCGTGTCATGATATTTTGTACcgttaatgactttccagcttACG ATGAGTGTGAAGGTGCACCGGAACCGTTAGCTGGACATGAAGTGTATGATCGGGTGAAAGACATCGTCACTATTTTTGGTaagacacaaaggaaggatCATGCTGACAAGAAcatttggaagaaaaggtcagtattctttgatcttccttATTGGAGCAAGCTACATGTTCGACACTGTCTCAACGTAATGCATGTGGAGAAGAATGTTTGTGACAGTTTAATAGGCACCCTTCTTAACATCAAAGGCAAGACAAAAGATAGTCTGAAATGTCGTCAGGATTTGGTGGAGATGGGTATACGATAG